From the Streptomyces sp. KMM 9044 genome, one window contains:
- a CDS encoding flavoprotein: protein MQGKVLGVVGSSAGGIEELRTGLVAPALERGWTVAVTLTPTAGQWLSASGETAQLEGLTGLPVRSESRLPGDSRPHPPVDCYVVAPASANTVAKLALGISDNQALTQVNEAIGTLDLPLVVWPRVNAAHARHPAWEGHIKTLRSSGVRLIYGDEVWPLAEPRAGMPGRRYPWEAVLDAASRAVS from the coding sequence ATGCAGGGCAAGGTGCTGGGCGTCGTCGGATCGAGCGCCGGCGGGATCGAGGAACTTCGTACAGGGCTCGTGGCCCCGGCGCTCGAACGGGGCTGGACGGTTGCGGTCACGCTCACACCGACCGCAGGTCAGTGGCTCAGCGCGAGCGGCGAGACGGCGCAGCTCGAGGGGCTGACCGGCCTTCCCGTGCGGTCCGAATCACGCCTGCCGGGTGACTCCCGGCCGCATCCGCCCGTGGACTGCTACGTCGTGGCCCCGGCAAGTGCCAACACCGTCGCCAAGCTCGCCCTGGGGATCTCAGACAACCAGGCGTTGACACAGGTCAACGAAGCCATCGGAACACTGGACCTTCCGCTAGTCGTCTGGCCGCGTGTGAACGCCGCGCACGCTCGCCACCCTGCGTGGGAAGGGCACATCAAAACTCTTCGCAGTTCAGGGGTGCGGTTGATCTACGGAGACGAGGTATGGCCGCTCGCCGAGCCGCGGGCTGGGATGCCGGGACGCCGGTACCCGTGGGAAGCCGTACTAGACGCGGCCAGCAGGGCAGTCTCCTGA
- a CDS encoding transposase: MRIDGAAFSHGLLEHLQALTTSRRRVRWVTGWAINTADEAAIALLPADVWNDALRQDGEVHEIKGPDGQKVTYQVAELTGVRDLSGWPEGMRLIVRRVKPSRRDLKKLTAFEQRTGWRYQIVATNIPAHQGLSGVSGSGQVWFVDALYRDHAEVEDRVKAIKRIGLGLLPSKSWQLNAAWVLAATIAADLDAWTRLLLLHDEPELAAAEPETIRRRLYHLPARLTAHARRRTLHLDRTWPWAPAFATAWQRATQLPAHT, translated from the coding sequence GTGAGGATCGACGGCGCGGCCTTCAGCCACGGCCTCCTTGAGCATCTGCAGGCGCTGACCACCAGCCGCCGCCGAGTGCGCTGGGTGACCGGCTGGGCCATCAATACCGCCGACGAGGCCGCGATCGCACTGCTGCCCGCGGACGTGTGGAACGACGCGCTGCGGCAGGACGGCGAGGTCCACGAGATCAAGGGCCCGGACGGACAGAAGGTCACCTACCAGGTCGCCGAGCTGACCGGGGTGCGCGACCTGAGCGGCTGGCCCGAGGGGATGCGGCTGATCGTGCGCCGGGTCAAGCCCTCGCGCCGCGATCTGAAGAAGCTGACCGCGTTCGAGCAGCGCACCGGCTGGCGTTACCAGATCGTCGCCACGAACATCCCCGCCCACCAGGGGCTTTCCGGGGTGTCCGGCTCCGGGCAGGTGTGGTTCGTCGATGCTCTCTACCGTGATCATGCCGAGGTCGAGGATCGTGTCAAGGCGATCAAGCGGATCGGCCTCGGGCTGCTGCCCTCGAAGTCCTGGCAGCTGAACGCCGCCTGGGTGCTGGCTGCCACTATCGCCGCGGACCTCGACGCATGGACCAGGCTCCTTCTCCTGCATGACGAGCCCGAACTCGCCGCCGCCGAACCGGAGACGATCCGCAGGAGGCTCTACCACCTGCCCGCCCGGCTCACCGCCCACGCACGCAGACGCACCCTCCACCTCGACCGCACCTGGCCCTGGGCGCCGGCGTTCGCCACCGCCTGGCAGCGGGCCACCCAGCTTCCGGCCCACACCTGA